A region from the Desulfurobacterium pacificum genome encodes:
- the hflX gene encoding GTPase HflX produces the protein MEKERVAIVAVQRKGEEIDTEELKGLIEALGGEVIQTVIQKRRSFSPSTYIGKGKLEEVDKNATLIVAYHPLTYSQKRNIEEITGIPVMDRTEVILEIFARRAKTKEAKLQVELAKSYYKLSHIRGMGKAMSRLGGGVGTRGPGETQTEKEARALRRKIHKLRQEINNLIRRQELVREGRKRKGFKTVSIVGYTNAGKSTLLRSLTRKDVFIKDMPFATLDVKTGSLFLDGEKVLISDTVGFIKNLPHELVASFHATLSEVKEADLLLIVFDVSSEKIEEELKSVKAVLKKLNSWDKPKIFVANKIDKVKNFDIEALREKTAGIIPEDSPLVCISALKKEGLDELKEKIKEMLSLSGEK, from the coding sequence ATGGAAAAGGAAAGAGTAGCAATAGTTGCCGTTCAAAGAAAAGGTGAAGAAATAGATACAGAAGAATTGAAAGGTTTAATTGAAGCGTTAGGCGGAGAAGTAATTCAGACAGTCATCCAGAAGAGAAGGTCTTTTTCTCCTTCAACCTACATAGGCAAAGGAAAATTGGAAGAAGTAGATAAGAACGCCACGCTAATTGTCGCATACCATCCGTTAACCTATTCGCAAAAAAGGAACATTGAAGAGATAACCGGCATTCCTGTAATGGACAGAACGGAAGTTATCCTGGAAATCTTTGCAAGAAGGGCAAAAACGAAAGAGGCAAAGCTACAGGTAGAGTTAGCTAAATCTTACTACAAGCTCTCTCACATAAGAGGAATGGGAAAGGCAATGTCAAGACTCGGTGGTGGCGTTGGAACGAGAGGACCCGGTGAAACCCAGACAGAAAAGGAAGCAAGAGCGCTGAGAAGAAAAATCCACAAACTCCGCCAGGAAATAAACAACCTGATAAGAAGACAGGAACTAGTCAGAGAAGGCAGAAAACGTAAAGGGTTCAAAACCGTTTCAATCGTAGGTTACACAAACGCCGGAAAATCCACCCTCCTCCGCTCCCTCACCCGCAAAGATGTTTTCATAAAAGACATGCCCTTTGCCACGTTAGACGTTAAAACCGGCTCACTCTTTTTAGACGGTGAAAAAGTTCTCATCTCAGACACGGTAGGATTTATAAAAAACCTGCCCCACGAACTTGTAGCTTCATTCCACGCAACCCTTTCAGAAGTAAAAGAAGCAGACCTCCTTCTAATCGTTTTTGACGTCTCATCGGAAAAGATTGAAGAAGAACTAAAATCCGTCAAAGCGGTTCTTAAAAAACTCAATAGCTGGGACAAGCCCAAAATCTTTGTTGCAAACAAGATAGACAAGGTTAAAAACTTTGATATAGAAGCTTTAAGAGAAAAGACGGCAGGAATAATCCCCGAAGATTCACCGCTTGTGTGCATCTCTGCTTTAAAGAAGGAAGGGCTTGACGAGTTAAAAGAAAAAATTAAAGAGATGCTATCTCTTTCAGGCGAGAAGTAA
- a CDS encoding YbaB/EbfC family nucleoid-associated protein codes for MFKGGMGNLNQLMKVAKQLQAQAAKIKEEIENKEFVGTAGGGAVKVVAKGSGDIVSVEISDDLIKSGDKEMIQDLIVVAANQALKEGREELARELGKVTGGLGIDIGGLF; via the coding sequence ATGTTTAAAGGTGGAATGGGTAATTTAAACCAATTGATGAAAGTTGCCAAACAACTGCAAGCTCAAGCTGCTAAGATAAAAGAAGAGATTGAGAATAAGGAGTTTGTAGGAACTGCCGGCGGTGGCGCCGTTAAAGTTGTTGCAAAGGGTTCTGGCGATATCGTTTCTGTTGAAATATCTGATGATTTGATAAAGAGCGGTGACAAAGAGATGATTCAAGACCTTATAGTTGTTGCCGCCAATCAGGCTTTGAAGGAAGGTAGAGAAGAGCTTGCAAGAGAGTTAGGCAAAGTAACAGGTGGTCTGGGAATAGATATTGGAGGTCTTTTTTGA
- the recR gene encoding recombination mediator RecR yields MIYPEALEYLIKFFSEVPGISERAAERAVLYLSKADEEKRKLVINALREVESLRRCAECGLPTTDVLCEVCKDESRDRETVCVVEQPRDAAIIEKQVGYKGLYHVLGGVISPLEDIGPEELNVNSLVRRIKEKGIKTVIIALNPTVEGEATAKFLLNKLDGLGVNVYRIAYGLPYGATMDMADELTIKKAFEDRKLLCGGK; encoded by the coding sequence TTGATATATCCCGAAGCCCTTGAGTATTTGATAAAGTTTTTCTCTGAAGTGCCTGGAATAAGCGAGAGGGCAGCAGAAAGGGCTGTTCTTTACTTGTCTAAGGCTGATGAGGAAAAGAGGAAACTGGTTATAAATGCCTTAAGGGAAGTTGAATCTTTGAGAAGATGTGCTGAGTGTGGTCTTCCAACTACTGACGTTTTATGTGAAGTTTGTAAAGATGAAAGTAGAGATAGAGAAACTGTTTGCGTTGTAGAGCAACCGCGTGATGCAGCTATAATTGAGAAGCAGGTTGGATATAAAGGACTTTATCATGTTTTGGGTGGTGTTATTTCACCTCTTGAAGATATAGGACCAGAAGAACTTAACGTTAATTCTCTGGTCAGGAGGATAAAGGAGAAAGGGATAAAGACGGTAATAATAGCCTTAAATCCAACAGTTGAAGGTGAAGCTACAGCTAAGTTCCTTCTTAATAAGTTGGATGGTCTGGGAGTAAACGTTTACAGGATAGCTTACGGTCTGCCTTATGGTGCAACAATGGATATGGCTGATGAGTTAACCATAAAGAAGGCTTTTGAAGATAGGAAACTATTATGCGGAGGAAAGTAA
- a CDS encoding 2-oxoacid:acceptor oxidoreductase family protein has translation MIEIRWHARGGQGAVTASKILASAVIREGKYAQSNPDYGAERSGAPLRTYNRVSEKPITLHCMVLNPDIVVVVDPTLLRSVPILEGTDENAVLVINTNKSPSEIREKLGIEGRKIYTVDATKIAMEELKRPLMNIPMLGALVKALNGIVDIKTVEEDIKKTFGKKVSEEILSANIKALYRAYEEVKSE, from the coding sequence ATGATAGAAATCAGATGGCACGCCCGTGGAGGTCAGGGTGCTGTAACTGCTTCTAAGATTCTTGCCAGTGCTGTTATAAGGGAAGGGAAGTATGCTCAGAGTAACCCAGATTACGGAGCTGAGCGTTCAGGTGCTCCTTTGAGAACTTACAACAGAGTTTCTGAAAAGCCAATAACCCTACACTGCATGGTTTTAAATCCTGATATTGTTGTTGTGGTTGACCCAACGTTGCTTAGAAGCGTTCCGATTTTAGAAGGAACCGATGAAAATGCAGTTTTGGTTATAAATACCAACAAATCTCCTTCAGAAATAAGAGAGAAGTTGGGAATTGAGGGAAGGAAAATCTATACGGTTGATGCCACAAAGATTGCTATGGAAGAGCTTAAAAGACCGCTTATGAACATACCTATGCTTGGTGCTCTTGTTAAGGCTTTAAACGGCATTGTTGATATAAAAACGGTTGAGGAAGATATAAAGAAAACTTTCGGAAAGAAGGTTTCAGAAGAAATTCTTAGCGCTAACATCAAAGCACTTTACAGAGCTTATGAGGAGGTAAAGTCAGAATGA
- the porD gene encoding pyruvate synthase subunit PorD yields the protein MIKGWKDLPIGGVLPEPGTSEKYNTGEWRAWRPVFEKDKCVNCMICWVFCPDSCILVENEQMVGVDYDHCKGCGICAHECPTKALEMKPEYLFREED from the coding sequence ATGATTAAAGGATGGAAAGATTTACCTATAGGTGGCGTTCTTCCAGAGCCGGGCACCAGTGAAAAGTACAATACTGGTGAGTGGAGAGCGTGGAGACCGGTTTTTGAAAAAGATAAGTGTGTTAACTGTATGATTTGCTGGGTTTTTTGTCCTGATTCTTGTATTTTAGTGGAAAACGAGCAAATGGTTGGTGTTGATTACGACCACTGTAAAGGATGTGGTATTTGTGCCCATGAATGTCCAACAAAAGCTCTTGAAATGAAACCTGAATATCTCTTCCGTGAGGAGGACTGA
- the porA gene encoding pyruvate ferredoxin oxidoreductase: MKPELIKEVTYVPYSGNMAAAEAMRQINPDVVAAYPITPQTELMQFFADFVANGLVDTEYIPVESEHSAMSACVGAAAAGSRSMTATAGPGLAYMWEILGIASGMRLPITMTVVNRALSAPINIHGDQSDMMGARDQGWIMLFSENAEEQYDNLIQAIKIAEDERTRLPVMVGMDGFVISHAIERVRLLPDKAVEEFVGEPKVMYSLLDVDNPVTHGAVAMTDSYMEFKRQQRDAMEKAYKVIREVGEAFEEAFGKRYEHIETYKIDDADYVLIVIGSAAGTAKFVIDRMREKGDKVGLIKIRTYRPFPYYDVMDAIESSNCKAIGVFDRAETFGAVGGPLFSDIAAAMYLRGKSYPMIDFIYGLGGRDTNVNHIEEAIDKVKKLAAGEEVPLTNYLNLKE; encoded by the coding sequence ATGAAACCTGAACTTATAAAGGAAGTAACTTATGTTCCATATTCGGGTAACATGGCAGCAGCGGAAGCTATGAGGCAGATAAATCCAGATGTTGTTGCTGCGTATCCTATTACTCCGCAAACCGAACTTATGCAGTTTTTTGCGGATTTTGTAGCTAACGGACTTGTAGATACTGAGTATATACCTGTTGAGAGTGAACACTCGGCTATGTCTGCCTGTGTTGGTGCAGCTGCAGCAGGTAGTAGATCTATGACGGCGACGGCAGGTCCAGGGCTTGCCTACATGTGGGAGATTCTTGGAATAGCTTCTGGTATGAGACTTCCTATTACAATGACTGTTGTTAACAGAGCGCTTTCTGCTCCTATCAACATTCACGGCGACCAGTCTGATATGATGGGAGCAAGAGATCAGGGCTGGATTATGCTTTTCTCTGAAAACGCCGAAGAACAGTATGATAACTTGATTCAGGCAATAAAGATAGCGGAAGACGAAAGGACAAGATTACCGGTTATGGTTGGAATGGATGGTTTCGTTATATCTCACGCTATTGAAAGAGTTAGGCTTTTGCCCGATAAAGCAGTAGAGGAATTTGTGGGTGAACCTAAAGTGATGTATTCCCTTTTGGACGTTGATAATCCTGTAACTCACGGTGCTGTTGCTATGACCGATTCTTATATGGAGTTTAAACGCCAGCAAAGAGATGCTATGGAAAAGGCTTACAAAGTGATAAGAGAAGTTGGAGAAGCTTTTGAAGAAGCGTTTGGAAAGAGGTATGAACATATAGAAACTTACAAGATAGATGATGCCGATTACGTTTTAATTGTTATAGGTTCTGCAGCTGGAACGGCTAAGTTTGTAATAGACAGGATGAGAGAAAAGGGTGATAAGGTGGGGCTTATCAAGATTAGAACCTACCGTCCGTTCCCTTACTATGATGTTATGGATGCAATAGAAAGCTCTAACTGCAAGGCTATTGGCGTTTTTGATAGAGCTGAAACTTTTGGAGCAGTTGGAGGTCCTCTCTTTAGCGATATAGCTGCTGCAATGTACTTGAGAGGAAAGAGCTATCCTATGATTGATTTTATCTACGGTTTAGGTGGAAGGGATACTAACGTTAATCATATAGAGGAAGCTATAGATAAAGTTAAAAAGTTGGCAGCAGGTGAAGAAGTTCCGCTTACTAACTACCTTAACCTAAAAGAGTAA
- a CDS encoding thiamine pyrophosphate-dependent enzyme, which yields MAQVNASEVKIPPLKKLTNYPEKLAPGHRLCAGCGASIIIRQMFMVANALGYELVIANATGCVEVCTTIYPYTAWRSPWIHNAFENAASTIAGVEAAYKALKRKGKLPTDKKIKFVALGGDGGTYDIGFQALSGALERGHDFIYVCYDNEAYMNTGIQRSSATPKYANTTTQPVGKCSLGKPQHKKWMPEVAAAHGIPYVAQVSPSHWKDFFEKFKKALLTEGPSYVNAFCVCPRGWRSKEEEGMTIAKLAVETNYWPLFEVENGKWRITHRPRNPKPVAEFLRKQGRFKHLFKPGNEDRIEEIQREVDKRWDWLNKMEELTNREE from the coding sequence ATGGCTCAGGTTAACGCTTCTGAAGTTAAGATACCGCCTTTGAAGAAACTTACAAACTATCCGGAAAAACTTGCTCCGGGTCATAGGCTTTGTGCCGGATGCGGTGCTTCCATAATAATAAGACAGATGTTTATGGTAGCTAACGCTTTAGGCTATGAACTTGTTATAGCTAACGCTACTGGTTGCGTGGAAGTTTGTACAACTATCTATCCTTACACTGCGTGGCGTTCTCCGTGGATACACAACGCTTTTGAGAATGCAGCTTCAACTATTGCGGGAGTTGAGGCTGCCTATAAGGCTTTAAAGAGAAAAGGAAAGCTTCCTACTGATAAGAAAATCAAGTTTGTAGCTTTAGGCGGTGATGGCGGAACGTACGATATCGGTTTCCAGGCTCTTTCCGGAGCTTTAGAGAGAGGGCATGACTTTATCTACGTTTGCTACGACAACGAAGCTTACATGAATACAGGAATTCAGCGTTCTTCAGCTACTCCTAAATACGCCAATACCACGACTCAGCCTGTTGGAAAGTGTAGTTTAGGTAAACCTCAACATAAGAAGTGGATGCCTGAAGTCGCAGCAGCTCACGGCATTCCTTACGTTGCTCAGGTTTCACCTTCTCACTGGAAAGACTTCTTTGAGAAATTTAAGAAAGCTTTGCTGACTGAAGGACCTTCTTACGTTAACGCTTTTTGTGTTTGTCCGAGAGGATGGCGTTCAAAAGAAGAGGAAGGAATGACTATAGCCAAGTTAGCTGTTGAAACTAACTACTGGCCCCTATTTGAAGTTGAGAACGGTAAGTGGAGAATAACTCATAGACCAAGAAATCCAAAACCGGTTGCAGAGTTTTTGAGAAAACAGGGTAGGTTTAAGCACTTGTTCAAGCCGGGAAATGAGGATAGAATAGAGGAAATTCAAAGAGAAGTTGATAAAAGATGGGACTGGCTTAACAAGATGGAAGAACTTACTAATAGGGAAGAGTGA
- a CDS encoding roadblock/LC7 domain-containing protein, translating to MLSLKPEEDKELRELLTKLANDSKSKIVFFIDKAGQLISRSESPAFSSDDITFASLTAGNVAASEALSKLLGEKNLSHMFTETEDEGIYMIVVKEKYILVVIFDKNVSNLGIVRVKIKKYYDKIAEIMERVERRIKEETMVSETIDVDDIDLDALFE from the coding sequence ATGCTGAGTTTAAAGCCGGAAGAAGATAAAGAATTAAGAGAACTGCTTACGAAGTTGGCGAACGATAGTAAGTCAAAGATAGTGTTTTTTATAGACAAAGCAGGGCAACTTATAAGCCGGAGTGAATCTCCGGCTTTTTCTTCAGATGATATTACGTTTGCATCTTTAACTGCGGGAAACGTTGCTGCTTCGGAAGCGCTTTCTAAGCTTTTGGGTGAAAAGAATTTAAGTCATATGTTTACCGAGACTGAAGATGAAGGTATCTACATGATAGTTGTTAAAGAGAAGTATATTTTAGTTGTTATCTTTGACAAAAACGTCTCCAATTTGGGTATTGTAAGGGTAAAGATTAAGAAATACTATGACAAGATTGCAGAAATTATGGAGAGAGTGGAGCGAAGAATTAAAGAAGAAACTATGGTTTCTGAAACGATAGATGTTGATGACATAGATTTAGATGCTTTATTTGAGTAA
- a CDS encoding GTP-binding protein: MPFVNFATKEINCKIVYYGPGLSGKTTNIKWIYDHIKPENKGEMITLATETERTLFFDFVPIEVSNVRGFKVRFHLYTTPGQIIYQASRKLILKGVDGIVFVADSQEERHDANLDTLDDMIENLREYDIDIASIPLVFQYNKRDLPNILPVDVLRRDLNRWDRPDFEAIANKGIGVLETFKEITKQVLKTLKKNT, from the coding sequence ATGCCATTCGTTAATTTTGCCACTAAAGAGATAAACTGCAAAATAGTTTACTACGGTCCTGGTTTGTCCGGAAAGACCACCAATATTAAGTGGATTTACGACCATATAAAGCCTGAAAATAAAGGAGAAATGATTACTCTTGCGACAGAAACGGAAAGAACTCTTTTCTTTGATTTCGTTCCAATAGAAGTTTCTAACGTAAGAGGATTTAAGGTAAGATTTCACCTGTATACTACGCCTGGACAAATTATCTATCAGGCAAGCAGGAAGTTAATTTTAAAGGGCGTTGATGGTATAGTCTTCGTGGCTGATTCTCAGGAAGAAAGGCATGATGCTAATCTTGATACTCTTGACGATATGATAGAAAACTTGAGAGAGTACGATATAGATATAGCTTCAATTCCTTTGGTCTTTCAGTACAATAAGAGAGATTTGCCGAATATACTTCCTGTTGATGTTTTGCGTAGGGATTTGAATAGGTGGGATAGACCCGATTTTGAAGCTATTGCTAACAAGGGTATAGGCGTTTTAGAAACTTTTAAAGAGATAACAAAACAAGTTTTGAAAACCTTGAAGAAGAATACGTAG
- the bioB gene encoding biotin synthase BioB yields the protein MERDIILDVLNASNFRFWEFFFAAFNLRRIFFKDFVETCAILNAKSGRCPSDCKFCAQSVKYNVPIKTYSLLSKGELVAHALKVFEKGIDRFSFVTSGVSLSQRDIKVIGEAIEEILSVVPSAKICASLGQLTEEDLKFLKSCGLRRYHHNLETSKEFYPKISSYQRWEDRFRTVLMAKEVGLEVCCGGIFGLGESEEDVVSFVKSLKELEVDSVPVNFLKPIKGTPLENVNFLTPLKCLKILVSLRLAMPSTSIRVCGGREYNLRDLQAFSILTADALMVGNYLTTKGRNLQDDELMIKDVGLKSHLKV from the coding sequence GTGGAAAGAGATATCATTCTTGACGTTCTAAATGCGTCTAATTTTAGGTTCTGGGAGTTTTTCTTTGCAGCGTTTAATCTTAGAAGGATTTTCTTTAAGGATTTTGTTGAAACGTGTGCCATTCTAAATGCAAAAAGCGGTAGATGTCCTTCTGATTGTAAGTTCTGTGCTCAGTCTGTTAAGTATAACGTTCCTATTAAAACTTATTCTTTACTTTCAAAAGGGGAGCTTGTTGCTCATGCCTTAAAAGTTTTTGAAAAGGGTATAGATAGATTCAGCTTTGTGACGAGTGGTGTTTCTCTGTCGCAAAGAGATATAAAGGTAATTGGTGAAGCGATAGAAGAGATTCTTTCCGTTGTTCCTTCTGCAAAGATATGTGCTTCTTTGGGACAGTTGACAGAGGAGGATTTGAAATTTTTGAAATCGTGTGGTTTGAGACGATACCACCATAATTTAGAAACTTCAAAAGAGTTTTATCCTAAAATTTCTTCCTATCAGAGGTGGGAGGATAGGTTTAGAACTGTTTTGATGGCGAAAGAGGTGGGGCTTGAGGTGTGTTGTGGGGGGATTTTTGGATTGGGAGAGTCTGAAGAAGATGTAGTTTCTTTTGTTAAGAGTTTAAAGGAACTTGAAGTTGATTCTGTACCTGTGAACTTCCTTAAACCTATAAAAGGGACACCTTTGGAAAATGTAAATTTTCTGACGCCTTTGAAGTGTTTAAAAATACTCGTGTCTTTAAGATTGGCGATGCCTTCCACGTCCATCAGAGTTTGCGGTGGAAGGGAATACAACCTTAGAGATTTACAAGCCTTTTCTATTTTAACAGCTGATGCTTTGATGGTGGGCAACTATTTGACAACGAAAGGTAGGAACCTTCAAGATGATGAACTAATGATAAAAGATGTAGGATTGAAAAGCCATTTGAAAGTTTGA
- the panD gene encoding aspartate 1-decarboxylase yields the protein MKRIMFKSKIHRATVTGADLNYEGSITIDSKLLELADILPYEKVDIYNINNGERFSTYVIPGAPNSGEICLNGAAARKVQKGDLVIIVSYCELEEDEIDGFSPTVVLVDENNKPVEVFRNSGRSLEV from the coding sequence ATGAAAAGAATTATGTTCAAATCCAAAATCCACCGGGCAACAGTAACAGGCGCAGATTTAAACTACGAGGGCAGTATAACAATAGATAGCAAGCTTTTGGAATTAGCAGATATACTACCCTATGAAAAGGTTGATATTTACAATATCAACAACGGAGAAAGATTCTCCACTTACGTAATCCCTGGAGCGCCAAACAGCGGAGAAATATGCTTAAACGGAGCAGCTGCACGGAAAGTCCAAAAAGGAGATTTAGTAATCATTGTGAGCTACTGCGAGCTTGAAGAAGATGAAATAGATGGATTCTCTCCTACTGTTGTTTTAGTTGATGAAAACAATAAACCAGTAGAAGTATTTAGAAACAGCGGAAGAAGTTTAGAAGTCTAA